One stretch of Ictalurus punctatus breed USDA103 chromosome 5, Coco_2.0, whole genome shotgun sequence DNA includes these proteins:
- the emilin3a gene encoding EMILIN-2, whose product MLWLDFLSPLIFMSVSIAVAFHPIPNRFSLYKSGVNPHYSSGKPTARHKNHCAYVVEKSVSYTVQDGAAPYVKAEYKKCGWGKKCPGLRYRILYKPVFKVASKTMTELEWRCCPGFTGVVCNIGPTAYGIKAMPPFKGHVPSYKGPMPSQKGPQLSIKGPQSSYKGSISPFKGPIPAFKEHIPSYNSPVNAYEEQVPFHKGPMPPFQGQMSQVNYNRNRWNQPLTPSNIMDEYYGPNAAPSYPETSFELHQEPEKDNPDTMMEQQNPLTNDQDSVNDPISDYHEPITNYHDPITDRQQLIPHPETKPVSETQASSGDSELNQAVEENSVRVERLNQMEEDVQRISLGLETLHAKVTSLEDHLRASLREDANRMLSTLLSAAAAPIAAASQDMTVGFGDLPGGAPDIEGSDAIGQFPNLGELANKLAQLRAEVLAKSTDFVELKKRVLDHEGALQRLSGGGVNLTDSQQALETVAETKLSKAGAAVLGEFDKRVKTAEQRCEDRMMEVHLQCKNELMQGQEQLEQVINGRVTALKIELANIYAKLQGLEPEDACCTTVSSMTERLVLLEQSMDGLNQSQVHLQAGLGSHKDHVEGMVEGRLAYVESLLSTTEKQEGSVGVRTAGILEDCLEEKMKDLEIRLFAAMEELGNATSPAVVENKTVPMLDTEVKSLKKRVEVDLDLIQKQLNSLELVCTSSCAPQPVPTEYAAPLKTLEEKDKKTYENLNGQLIAQTERLDHLNASLNSLLMQLTERQEEKELQGEVTLLKLSMHSVNHTLCGLKDSFGKVVREVGQANLTWQEREERLAQQVKGVVHLVGRQASMLGAGERRLTRLKGELQDLRRRLASELQTCRSTALGVQKEVTDVGGRVARVEGQCGGLSQLAEDLELIRGELEKHSDGYFSQVNRTLVSHSIQLSELREGLKNCTKTSGLTEDDFMAVTQLWEEQYTDEPPKPRGDQFPTQV is encoded by the exons ATGCTGTGGCTAGATTTCCTAAGCCCACTCATTTTTATGAGTGTTAGCATAGCTGTGGCTTTCCATCCCATACCCAACCGTTTCAGCTTATACAAGTCAGGAGTCAATCCTCATTATAGTTCTGGCAAACCCACTGCTAGACACAA AAACCACTGTGCATATGTAGTGGAAAAGAGTGTTTCCTATACTGTTCAGGATGGTGCAGCTCCTTATGTGAAGGCAGAGTACAAAAAATGTGGCTGGGGGAAGAAGTGTCCAGGACTTAG GTACCGGATACTCTACAAGCCAGTGTTTAAAGTGGCTTCCAAGACAATGACTGAGTTAGAATGGCGCTGTTGTCCTGGATTCACTGGTGTTGTTTGTAACATTGGACCTACTGCTTATGGAATAAAAGCAATGCCCCCTTTCAAGGGTCATGTGCCATCCTACAAAGGTCCCATGCCATCTCAGAAAGGTCCACAGTTATCCATTAAAGGTCCCCAATCTTCTTACAAAGGCTCTATATCACCTTTCAAGGGCCCAATACCTGCCTTCAAAGAGCATATACCGTCTTATAATAGCCCAGTAAATGCTTATGAAGAGCAGGTGCCTTTCCACAAAGGTCCAATGCCTCCATTTCAGGGCCAAATGTCCCAAGTCAACTATAACAGAAACCGCTGGAATCAACCCTTGACACCCTCtaacataatggatgaataTTATGGCCCTAATGCGGCACCATCTTATCCCGAAACTTCATTTGAGCTTCATCAGGAGCCTGAAAAAGATAATCCTGATACAATGATGGAACAACAGAACCCTCTGACTAATGACCAAGATTCTGTAAATGATCCCATTTCAGATTATCATGAACCAATAACAAATTACCATGATCCCATAACAGATCGCCAACAGTTAATTCCACATCCAGAGACAAAGCCGGTTTCTGAAACACAGGCATCTTCGGGTGACAGTGAGCTAAATCAGG CTGTTGAGGAGAACAGTGTCAGAGTTGAACGTTTAAATCAGATGGAAGAAGATGTGCAACGAATTTCACTTGGTCTTGAGACACTTCATGCTAAAGTGACGAGCTTAGAAGACCACCTACGTGCCTCACTCCGGGAAGATGCAAACCGCATGCTCTCTACTCTTCTGTCTGCAGCTGCAGCTCCCATTGCTGCTGCATCTCAGGACATGACTGTTGGTTTTGGAGACCTGCCTGGGGGAGCACCGGATATAGAGGGCTCAGATGCCATAGGTCAATTCCCAAACTTGGGTGAGTTGGCTAACAAGTTGGCACAGCTGCGTGCTGAGGTACTGGCTAAGAGCACAGATTTTGTGGAGTTAAAAAAGAGAGTACTAGACCATGAGGGGGCTCTACAGAGGTTGTCTGGTGGGGGGGTGAATCTCACAGATTCACAACAAGCCCTAGAGACTGTGGCGGAGACCAAACTTAGTAAGGCAGGAGCAGCTGTCCTGGGAGAGTTTGACAAGCGTGTGAAGACTGCAGAGCAGCGTTGTGAGGATCGGATGATGGAAGTTCATCTCCAGTGTAAGAATGAGCTAATGCAAGGTCAGGAACAGCTGGAGCAGGTCATAAATGGTAGGGTGACAGCCTTGAAAATTGAGCTTGCAAACATTTATGCCAAGCTCCAAGGTCTAGAACCTGAAGATGCTTGCTGCACTACTGTTTCCAGCATGACTGAAAGGCTGGTTCTCCTAGAGCAGTCAATGGATGGCTTGAACCAATCACAAGTGCACCTTCAAGCTGGACTAGGTAGTCACAAGGATCATGTAGAAGGCATGGTAGAAGGTAGACTGGCCTATGTGGAGTCGCTTCTGAGTACAACAGAGAAGCAAGAAGGAAGTGTTGGTGTAAGAACAGCTGGTATCCTAGAGGATTGCCTGGAGGAAAAGATGAAGGACCTTGAAATTCGTTTGTTTGCTGCCATGGAGGAACTAGGTAATGCTACTTCACCAGCTGTGGTTGAAAATAAGACAGTGCCCATGTTAGACACAGAAGTCAAGTCCCTCAAAAAGAGGGTAGAGGTAGATCTGGACCTCATTCAGAAGCAGCTCAACTCCCTTGAACTTGTCTGCACTTCGTCTTGTGCTCCACAGCCAGTCCCAACAGAATATGCTGCACCACTGAAAACTTTGGAGGAGAAAGATAAGAAAACGTATGAAAACCTTAATGGGCAGCTCATTGCACAAACAGAAAGACTAGACCATCTGAATGCCTCGCTAAATTCATTGCTCATGCAGCTGACTGAAAGACAAGAAGAGAAGGAGCTTCAAGGTGAGGTAACCCTGCTGAAGTTGAGCATGCACTCTGTCAATCACACTCTTTGTGGGCTTAAAGACTCATTTGGGAAGGTGGTACGTGAAGTTGGACAAGCTAACCTTACCTGGCAAGAGCGAGAAGAGAGGTTAGCACAGCAGGTTAAGGGTGTTGTGCATTTGGTTGGACGGCAGGCCTCTATGTTGGGTGCTGGGGAGAGGAGGCTGACTCGTCTGAAGGGCGAGTTGCAAGACCTACGCCGCAGGCTGGCTTCAGAGCTCCAGACCTGTCGCTCAACTGCTCTGGGAGTCCAGAAAGAGGTAACCGATGTAGGTGGACGTGTGGCCCGTGTAGAAGGTCAGTGTGGTGGCTTGTCGCAGCTGGCTGAAGACTTGGAGCTGATCCGGGGAGAACTGGAGAAACATTCAGATGGATATTTTTCCCAGGTCAACAGAACCCTTGTTAGTCATTCCATCCAGCTATCTGAGCTTAGAGAAGGACTGAAAAACTGCACTAAGACCTCTGGGTTAACAGAGGATGACTTCATGGCAGTAACTCAGCTATGGGAAGAACAATACACTGATGAACCACCTAAACCTAGAGGAGACCAGTTTCCCACACAGGTGTAA